One window from the genome of Choloepus didactylus isolate mChoDid1 chromosome 2, mChoDid1.pri, whole genome shotgun sequence encodes:
- the L1TD1 gene encoding LINE-1 type transposase domain-containing protein 1 gives MTSTMTNVRSKVVKLPKKQENITHTERQQLIETDQKMAQILDLKYKYMSAVMMKKFKILMENLDSVVEEIRETLKSDLKEILGVKNIIPEMKNSNNSSNRKEWQQIRDLALQITALVEKIEEKNFKIVEDIEGLTCKTNEIDNLSSKLDKSEEYVSNQVKKLFQNGSQNHKVSESVEENLSNVDDRYRNCNIQIDVTEEGNRENEEDEQVKEMRKKKNPQKFKNKEKILKASMEGKHEGAVLTLAADFSSATLDIRKLWSNIFNILRENDFEPKFLCQAKLAFKCDGEIKAFSDLQSLREFIAHKSSMKELLKDVLSLNEKRNQGGRRHGIQEKVDKTLIDSKHGGGKATSDGLSFLFIKEVKVVEPEEMKKLEAQEEQSSERKEKEDPDLVEEEASGLEEEEEEEEEEEKEEEGVVSELEEASGLEEEEEEEEKEKEEEGVVSELEEEGEEASGLEEEEDEEEVEEASGLHEETFQGHTVVDTKHDVEGVPRDVEKIEDTEPEEEDISEWEMEEDLAWEEGKTSEGEEVKSTSKPEKEEASHGLKEIAFNYCIWDSDKKKLGKYQMVDKTQKEEKTAMLQNQEMRTSSPTLHLTSSSGKQNKHSCANLSTPLEVTELLRKTEKKGHKILQTEEQASKGAGLIQKTEEDFRKLKNLIDTFGSRMDILEEKANNLESETTMQMAKQIIQKERLRDMEDRARSSNIRLIGIPEKYSKENGGEEIIKEIIEENFPELMEDLSLEIISAHRIPSKIDERRLTPRHILVRFWNVSDKEKIIKASRKRKEITYKGARIRLTADLSLDTLEARSKWSNIMKVLQEKDFEPRILYPAKLAFNFEGKTKIFLDIEEFREFISYIPSLKKLLAI, from the exons ATGACATCCACAATGACCAATGTGAGATCAAAAGTTGTTAAACttccaaagaaacaggaaaatattacCCATACTGAAAGACAGCAGTTAATAGAAACTGACCAGAAGATGGCCCAGATATtagatttaaaatacaaatacatgtcAGCAGTTATGATGAAGAAGTTTAAAATCTTGATGGAAAATCTGGATTCAGTGGTTGAAGAAATAAGGGAAACTCTTAAAAGTGACTTAAAGGAAATTTTAGGAGTAAAAAATATaatacctgaaatgaaaaattcaaacaatTCCAGTAACAGGAAAGAGTGGCAACAAATAAGAGATTTAGCCTTACAAATTACAGCATTGgtagagaaaatagaagagaaaaacttTAAGATAGTTGAGGATATTGAAGGTTTGACCTGCAAAACAAACGAAATCGATAATCTGAGTAGCAAATTAGACAAATCTGAAGAGTATGTTAGCAATCAAGTTAAGAAATTATTCCAGAATGGATCACAAAATCACAAAGTCTCAGAAAGTGTAGAAGAAAACTTAAGTAATGTAGATGACAGATACAGAAATTGCAATATCCAAATAGATGTTACAGAAGAGGGAAACAGAGAAAATGAGGAGGATGAGCAagtcaaagaaatgagaaaaaagaaaaatcctcagAAAttcaagaataaagagaaaatcctaaaagctTCCATGGAAGGAAAACATGAAGGAGCAGTACTCACATTGGCAGCAGACTTTTCATCAGCAACACTGGATATTAGGAAGCTATGGAGCAATATCTTCAACATTCTGAGAGAAAATGATTTTGAACCAAAATTTCTATGCCAAGCTAAATTAGCATTTAAATGTGATGgtgaaataaaggcattttcagaCCTGCAAAGCCTCAGAGAATTTATTGCCCACAAGTCTTCTATGAAAGAATTACTGAAAGATGTGCTCTcactaaatgaaaaaagaaaccaagGAGGAAGACGACATGGGATACAAGAAAAAGTG gaTAAAACTCTAATTGACTCAAAGCATGGAGGTGGGAAAGCAACCAGCGATGGTCTGAGCTTTCTGTTTATTAAAGAAGTAAAGGTTGTTGAGCcagaagagatgaagaaattAGAGGCTCAGGAAgaacagtcttcagagagaaaggagaaagaagacccTGATTTGGTGGAAGAAGAAGCCTCAGGactagaggaggaggaggaagaggaggaggaggaggaaaaggaagaggaaggagtggTCTCAGAACTGGAAGAAGCCTCAGgactggaggaggaggaagaggaggaggagaaggaaaaggaagaggaaggagtggTCTCAGAACTggaagaggagggggaagaggCCTCAGgactggaggaagaggaggatgaggaggaggtaGAAGAGGCCTCAGGTTTACATGAGGAAACCTTTCAGGGTCATACTGTAGTAGACACAAAGCATGACGTTGAGGGAGTACCTAGGGATGTCGAAAAGATAGAGGATACTGAGCCAGAGGAGGAAGACATCTCAGAGTGGGAAATGGAAGAGGACTTGGCatgggaagaaggaaagacaTCTGAAGGAGAAGAGGTAAAGTCTACCTCCAAGCCTGAGAAAGAAGAGGCCTCACATGGACTTAAAGAAATTGCCTTTAATTACTGCATTTGGGATTCTGATAAGAAAAAGTTGGGAAAATACCAGATGGTAGACAAAacccagaaggaagagaaaacagcTATGCTCCAAAATCAAGAAATGAGGACATCCTCTCCAACCTTACATTTAACTTCTTCCTCTGGTAAACAGAACAAGCATTCATGTGCAAATTTGAGTACTCCATTAGAAGTTACTGAACTTTTAAGGAAAACTGAGAAAAAGGGACACAAAATTCTGCAAACAGAAGAgcaagcctctaaaggagcaggctTAATACAGAAAACAGAAGAAGACTTCAGAAAACTTAAAAACTTAATAGATACATTCGGTAGCAGAATGGACATACTTGAAGAAAAAGCCAACAATCTAGAATCTGAGACTACAATGCAAATGGCCAAGCAGATAATACAAAAAGAAAGGTTAAGAGACATGGAGGATAGAGCCAGAAGCTCCAACATTCGTTTAATAGGAATTCCTGAAAAATATAGTAAAGAGAATGGAGGGGaggaaattattaaagaaataattgaagaaaacttTCCAGAACTAATGGAAGATTTGAGCCTTGAGATTATCAGTGCCCACCGAATACCCAGTAAGATTGATGAAAGGAGACTCACTCCTAGACACATCTTGGTGAGATTTTGGAATGTCagtgataaagaaaaaatcataaaggcttccagaaagagaaaagagataaccTATAAAGGAGCAAGAATCAGACTGACGGCAGATTTATCATTGGACACACTAGAGGCTAGAAGTAAATGGAGCAATATCATGAAAGTTCTGCAGGAAAAAGATTTTGAACctagaatcctatacccagccaAATTGGCATTCAATTTTGAGggtaaaacaaagatatttttggATATTGAAGAATTCAGGGAATTTATTTCTTACATaccttctttgaaaaaattactGGCAATCTAA